The following are from one region of the Thermoanaerobaculia bacterium genome:
- a CDS encoding nuclear transport factor 2 family protein — protein MHSSRPFRLLLAASVSLALGACASTTPAFDATAESAALMHRDAEWADLAAAGKDVERIVSYWTDDAVIMEPGQPAVEGKPAIRAYVASSFKTPGFRIHWVSRKPTFSPDGRMAYMRGADEMTLPGPTGDLTTLHLQGYSIWRKDSDGQWRCTVDIANEAPADPQPAVR, from the coding sequence ATGCACTCGTCGCGCCCGTTTCGACTCCTGCTCGCGGCCTCGGTCTCCCTCGCGCTCGGGGCGTGCGCGTCGACGACGCCGGCGTTCGATGCGACCGCCGAGTCCGCCGCGTTGATGCATCGCGACGCGGAGTGGGCGGATCTCGCGGCGGCCGGCAAGGACGTCGAGCGGATCGTCTCCTACTGGACGGACGACGCGGTGATCATGGAACCCGGGCAGCCGGCCGTCGAAGGCAAGCCGGCGATTCGCGCCTATGTGGCATCGAGCTTCAAGACCCCCGGGTTCCGGATCCATTGGGTATCCCGGAAGCCGACGTTCTCGCCCGACGGCCGGATGGCCTACATGCGCGGCGCCGATGAGATGACCCTGCCGGGACCGACGGGGGACCTGACGACGCTGCACCTGCAGGGCTATTCGATCTGGAGGAAGGATTCCGACGGACAGTGGCGCTGCACCGTGGACATCGCCAACGAGGCTCCCGCAGACCCGCAACCCGCCGTGCGATAA
- a CDS encoding class D sortase, translating into MRKLERLLWAIGAACLGWCGLTLLEARSYQSSHAAAFSRNLTPVTLPPMLAAAPRAKVADRTAIGLIEIRRLGMSAIIGEGDGEATLRLAVGHIPGTAFPGGIGNVGLAGHRDTFFRSLSRIRVDDEIRVTGEGGVAFVYRVNSRAIVDPSDVSVLEAGPNASLTLVTCYPFHYLGPAPKRFVVRAGRVPV; encoded by the coding sequence ATGAGAAAACTCGAACGCCTGCTGTGGGCGATCGGAGCCGCGTGCCTCGGCTGGTGCGGTTTGACGCTGCTGGAAGCCCGTTCCTACCAGAGCTCGCACGCTGCGGCATTCTCGAGGAACTTGACCCCCGTGACTCTCCCGCCGATGCTGGCGGCGGCGCCGCGCGCGAAGGTGGCGGACCGAACGGCGATCGGCCTCATCGAGATCCGACGACTCGGCATGTCGGCCATCATCGGCGAAGGGGATGGGGAAGCGACCCTCCGGCTCGCGGTCGGCCATATCCCGGGAACCGCGTTTCCGGGCGGCATCGGCAACGTCGGGCTCGCCGGCCATCGCGACACGTTCTTTCGCTCTCTCTCCCGGATCCGTGTCGACGACGAGATCCGGGTCACGGGCGAAGGAGGCGTCGCTTTCGTGTACCGCGTGAATTCGCGCGCCATCGTCGACCCTTCCGACGTGAGCGTGCTCGAAGCGGGTCCGAACGCGTCGCTCACCCTCGTCACCTGCTATCCCTTTCACTATCTCGGCCCGGCGCCGAAGAGGTTCGTGGTCAGGGCCGGGCGCGTCCCCGTCTGA